One stretch of Centroberyx gerrardi isolate f3 chromosome 13, fCenGer3.hap1.cur.20231027, whole genome shotgun sequence DNA includes these proteins:
- the thap4 gene encoding peroxynitrite isomerase THAP4: protein MACPFHQSVELNPGLLPLDWLLGTWESDEPGEGSFPSINPFRYTETLHFSHVGQPVINFMFNAFHAANKKPLHRECGFIRLQPGTNRVAFIIAQNSGLVEIEEGELAGQQLNLHSHALARTSFAKEPHVQQISRVFQLRPDGKLEQTVSMATDDQPLMQHLHITYHRSS from the exons ATGGCGTGCCCGTTTCATCAGTCag tggagTTGAACCCGGGCCTCCTGCCTCTGGACTGGCTCCTGGGAACCTGGGAGTCAGATGAACCCGGGGAGGGCTCCTTCCCCTCCATAAACCCTTTCCGCTACACAGAGACTCTGCACTTCAGCCATGTGGGGCAGCCGGTCATCAACTTCAT GTTTAATGCATTCCATGCTGCGAATAAGAAGCCGCTGCACAGAGAGTGTGGCTTCATTAGACTGCAGCCAGGAACCAACAGAGTGGCATTCATCATTGCACAGAACTCAG GTCTGGTGGAGATAGAGGAAGGAGAGCTGGCAGGACAGCAGCTGAACCTGCACAGCCACGCTCTGGCCAGAACCTCCTTCGCCAAGGAGCCACACGTACAGCAG ATTTCTAGAGTGTTCCAGCTCCGACCAGATGGGAAGCTGGAGCAGacagtttccatggcaacagacGACCAGCCACTGATGCAGCACTTGCACATCACCTACCATCGGTCATCTTGA
- the elovl1a gene encoding elongation of very long chain fatty acids protein 1a codes for MLRELASNIFKLHDYLLKRTDGRVRDYPLMQSPIEMTSILLAYVFFSVYVGPRLMANRKPFHLKTTMIVYNFSMVALNAYIVCEFMLSGWGTTYSWRCDLCDPSSSPQALRMIRVAWIFYFSKYIELLDTVFFVLRKKHSQITFLHVFHHSFMPWTWWWGITLTPVGGMGSFHALVNAVVHVIMYFYYGLSAAGPRFQKYLWWKKYLTAIQLIQFVLVSVHISQYYFMEKCDYQVPVWIHLIWIYGTFFFLLFSNFWVQAYIKGKRPPVTKDKPKQNGVTNDDVTTVTNGKQLENGMAHHYTNGKILPGKVKEV; via the exons ATGCTGCGAGAACTTGCatcaaacatttttaaattgcacGACTATCTACTGAAGAGAACTG ATGGGAGGGTGAGAGACTACCCACTGATGCAGAGCCCCATAGAGATGACCAGCATCCTGTTGGCCTatgtcttcttctcagtgtATGTTGGGCCTCGCCTCATGGCCAACCGCAAGCCCTTTCATCTCAAAACAACCATGATTGTCTATAACTTTTCCATGGTTGCACTGAATGCCTACATAGTGTGTGAG TTCATGCTGTCAGGATGGGGCACCACCTATTCGTGGAGATGTGACCTCTGTGACCCCTCGAGCAGCCCGCAGGCTCTTCGG ATGATTCGAGTGGcttggattttttatttttcaaaatacattGAGCTCCTTGACACG GTATTCTTTGTGCTGAGGAAGAAACACAGCCAGATCACATTTCTCCATGTATTCCATCACTCCTTCATGCCCTGGACTTGGTGGTGGGGGATCACCCTGACCCCTG ttggGGGAATGGGCTCCTTCCACGCCCTGGTGAATGCAGTGGTCCACGTTATCATGTACTTCTACTATGGACTCTCTGCTGCAGGACCTCGCTTCCAGAAATACCTGTGGTGGAAGAAGTACTTGACCGCAATCCAACTC ATCCAGTTTGTTCTGGTCTCCGTTCACATCAGCCAGTACTACTTCATGGAGAAGTGTGACTACCAGGTTCCCGTCTGGATCCACCTCATCTGGATCTATGGtaccttcttcttcctcctcttctccaacTTTTGGGTGCAGGCCTACATAAAGGGCAAAAGGCCTCCTGTCACAAAGGACAAGCCAAAACAGAATGGCGTAACCAACGATGATGTTACTACGGTGACCAATGGCAAACAGCTAGAGAACGGGATGGCACACCACTACACTAACGGCAAAATCCTCCCGGGCAAAGTGAAGGAAGTCTAA
- the agxtb gene encoding alanine--glyoxylate and serine--pyruvate aminotransferase b has protein sequence MQRALFSRGALVAQTAAALESLLAPRSAPLLQRLDRSMSSLTVPPPACMLRPLEAPLRYLFGPGPSNVPPRVLAAGGRPIIGHLHPEMYEIMNDIKRGIQYAMQTENNMTISMSGSGHAAMECAVFNTVEPGESVLVAINGIWGERVAEIAERMGANVHTMVKTPGGYFTNSEIEQAIAKHKPVLFFLTHGESSAGLCHPVDGIGDICQKHNCLFLVDTVASLGAAPIFMDKQNIDILYSGSQKALNAPPGTAPISFSDRACHKMFNRKTKPVSYLFDMTHLSNYWGCDGKPARVYHHTGPVSGFFALRESLAILAEKGLEQSWKQHKEVAAYLYRGLEDLGLKLFLQDKDLRLPSVTTIAIPDGYDWREMLAYMMKHHQMEMTGGLGPSIGMVMRIGLMGYNCEKANADMALHALADALKNCKKSKA, from the exons ATGCAGCGGGCTTTGTTTAGCAGGGGCGCGCTGGTCGCTCAGACAGCAGCGGCCCTCGAGAGCCTCCTGGCCCCGAGGAGCGCGCCTCTGTTGCAGCGCCTGGATCGCTCCATGTCCTCCCTGACCGTCCCGCCGCCGGCCTGCATGCTCCGGCCGCTCGAAGCACCTCTCCGTTACCTGTTCGGACCGGGACCCTCCAACGTTCCTCCACGCGTTTTAGCTGCAGGCGGCAGACCAATAATTGGTCACCTGCACCCAGAAATGTATGAG ATAATGAATGACATCAAGAGAGGGATCCAGTACGCCATGCAGACGGAGAACAACATGACTATATCCATGAGCGGCTCCGGGCACGCTGCTATGGAGTGTGCGGTGTTCAACACGGTGGAGCCTGGAGAGAGCGTGCTCGTTGCCATCAACGGAATCTGGGGAGAGCGCGTAGCAGAAATTGCGGAAAGAATGG gCGCCAATGTACATACAATGGTAAAAACACCAGGAGGATATTTTACCAATAGCGAAATTGAACAG gCAATAGCAAAACACAAGCCTGTCCTGTTTTTCCTCACACATGGAGAGTCCTCTGCTGGCCTCTGTCACCCAGTCGATGGCATTGGAGACATTTGCCAAAA ACATAACTGCCTCTTCCTGGTTGACACAGTTGCATCACTGGGGGCAGCGCCAATTTTCATGGACAAGCAAA ATATCGACATCCTGTACAGTGGTTCTCAGAAGGCTCTGAATGCTCCTCCTGGCACAGCACCCATTTCCTTCAGTGACAGAGCATG CCACAAGATGTttaacaggaaaacaaaaccaGTATCCTACCTCTTTGACATGACACATTTGTCCAACTACTGGGGTTGTGATGGCAAACCAGCCAGAGT ATACCACCACACAGGCCCTGTGTCTGGATTCTTCGCCCTGAGAGAGAGTCTGGCCATTCTTGCTGAGAAG gGGCTGGAGCAGTCCTGGAAGCAGCACAAAGAGGTGGCGGCCTACCTGTACAGGGGACTGGAGGACTTGGGTCTCAAGCTCTTCCTCCAAGATAAG GATCTGAGGCTTCCCTCTGTCACCACCATTGCCATCCCTGACGGCTATGACTGGAGGGAGATGCTGGCATACATGATGAAGCACCATCAAATGGAGATGACAGGGGGCCTCGGCCCCTCCATCGGCATG GTGATGCGAATTGGCTTGATGGGATACAACTGCGAGAAGGCTAATGCTGACATGGCACTGCATGCCCTGGCAGACGCTCTCAAGAACTGCAAAAAGAGCAAAGCATAA
- the bokb gene encoding bcl-2-related ovarian killer protein homolog B encodes MEVLRRSSVFAAEVLDVFDRTVTEKELVSQSKALCRDYILSRLNQNGLGWSKSELNLPASNAALSEVSLVLLCLGDELECMQPSLYRNVARQLNISVAMENMVSDAFIAVATEIFSTGITWGKVVSMYAVAGALAVDCVRHGQPATVHILVDSLGQFVRKFLVPWLKRRGGWGEITKCVVKKDLTPEHHWMSSAIESLKYFLTTVYVYVMKEQ; translated from the exons ATGGAGGTGCTTCGGCGGTCTTCCGTGTTTGCTGCAGAGGTCCTGGACGTGTTTGACCGCACTGTGACTGAGAAAGAGCTGGTGTCCCAGTCCAAAGCGCTGTGCAGAGACTACATCCTCTCCAGACTGAACCAGAACGGGCTGGGATGGTCCAAATCTGAACTCAACCTGCCTGCCTCAAACGCAGCACTCTCTGAGGTGTCGCTGGTGCTGCTCTGCCTTG GTGATGAGTTGGAGTGTATGCAGCCGAGTTTGTACAGGAACGTGGCACGGCAGCTCAACAtttctgttgccatggagaatATGGTATCGGATGCCTTCATTGCCGTGGCAACAGAGATCTTCTCAACAG gtatAACATGGGGGAAGGTGGTGTCCATGTATGCAGTAGCCGGGGCTCTTGCAGTGGATTGTGTCAGACATGGCCAGCCAGCCACAGTACACATCTTAGTGGACAGTCTGGGCCAGTTTGTCCGCAAGTTCCTGGTTCCCTGGCTGAAGAGACGGGGAGGATGG GGGGAAATCACAAAATGTGTGGTGAAGAAGGATCTCACCCCTGAACACCACTGGATGTCCTCTGCCATAGAGTCCTTGAAGTACTTTCTAACCACAGTATATGTCTACGTCATGAAGGAACAGTGA